In one Bacillus thuringiensis genomic region, the following are encoded:
- a CDS encoding transporter substrate-binding domain-containing protein, with protein sequence MKKLVSISFALILIVSIFSACSNGESKETKGNKKVLVMGTSADYKPYEYVEASKSDEIIGFDVDVAKYIGKELGYEVKVKDMDFGGLLASLSSGKVDFVMAGMTPTAERKNNVDFTDIYFVAKNMVVSKKDSNIKSVEDLKGKKVGVQTGSIQEEKAAEFKKQVDFQVEGRDRIPEIVQEIKAGRFEAAIIEDTVAKNYLEKMKDLQGIEIKEAPEEVGAAIALPKNSDKTAEFNKVIKKMQENGEMDKLVKKWFGSGK encoded by the coding sequence ATGAAGAAGTTAGTATCAATATCGTTTGCACTTATTTTAATTGTAAGTATATTCAGCGCTTGTAGTAATGGGGAGTCGAAAGAAACAAAAGGAAATAAGAAAGTACTCGTAATGGGGACTTCAGCGGATTATAAACCATATGAATACGTGGAAGCTTCAAAAAGTGATGAAATTATTGGTTTTGATGTTGATGTTGCTAAATATATCGGAAAAGAACTTGGGTATGAAGTGAAAGTGAAAGATATGGATTTTGGTGGTTTATTAGCATCTCTTAGTTCAGGAAAAGTTGATTTCGTAATGGCAGGCATGACGCCAACTGCAGAGCGTAAAAATAATGTTGATTTTACAGATATTTATTTTGTTGCGAAAAATATGGTCGTTTCTAAAAAGGATTCTAACATTAAATCTGTAGAGGATTTAAAAGGGAAAAAAGTAGGAGTACAAACAGGGTCTATTCAAGAAGAGAAAGCAGCCGAATTTAAAAAACAAGTAGATTTCCAAGTTGAGGGACGTGACCGTATACCAGAAATCGTACAAGAAATTAAAGCTGGTCGTTTTGAGGCTGCAATTATAGAAGACACAGTTGCTAAAAATTATTTAGAGAAAATGAAAGATTTACAAGGAATTGAAATTAAAGAAGCACCAGAAGAAGTTGGAGCAGCAATTGCCCTTCCGAAAAACAGTGATAAAACAGCTGAATTTAATAAAGTAATTAAAAAAATGCAAGAAAATGGAGAAATGGATAAATTAGTGAAGAAATGGTTTGGCAGCGGAAAATAA
- a CDS encoding BrxA/BrxB family bacilliredoxin, whose product MNDVVRQAREEIVSAGYTELTTPEAVEEAFKRNGTTLVMVNSVCGCAGGIARPAAAHSVHYDKRPNHLVTVFAGQDKEATARAREYFEGYPPSSPSFALLKDGKIVTMVERHEIEGHEPMQVIAKLQSYFEENCEEL is encoded by the coding sequence ATGAATGATGTTGTCCGCCAAGCGCGTGAAGAGATTGTCTCTGCTGGATATACAGAATTGACGACGCCAGAAGCGGTAGAAGAAGCATTTAAAAGAAATGGAACAACACTTGTAATGGTAAACTCTGTATGTGGTTGTGCAGGTGGTATTGCTCGTCCTGCTGCTGCGCATTCCGTACATTATGATAAACGTCCTAACCACCTTGTAACGGTGTTTGCAGGTCAAGATAAAGAAGCGACAGCAAGAGCGCGTGAATATTTCGAAGGGTACCCACCTTCTTCTCCATCATTTGCTTTATTAAAAGATGGAAAAATTGTAACGATGGTAGAGCGTCATGAAATTGAAGGTCATGAACCGATGCAAGTTATTGCGAAACTACAATCGTATTTCGAAGAGAATTGTGAAGAACTATAA
- a CDS encoding YjdF family protein, translated as MDLTVYHDGQFFVGIITCKEKGKLYGARYIFGAEPSDEEVLMFVNGSILEHFQHFAKCGVEVNEKQRPKNIKRIIRQAAKETTIKRFTKAQEAISLSYELHKQEKKVQSKEKREAEKERRRLIKVQKAKQKHRGH; from the coding sequence ATGGATTTGACAGTATATCACGATGGTCAATTTTTTGTTGGAATTATTACATGTAAAGAAAAAGGGAAATTGTATGGAGCGAGGTATATTTTTGGAGCGGAACCGTCAGATGAAGAAGTGCTTATGTTTGTGAATGGTTCAATTTTAGAGCATTTTCAGCACTTTGCAAAATGTGGTGTAGAAGTTAATGAAAAACAGCGTCCTAAAAACATAAAGCGTATCATACGACAAGCAGCAAAAGAAACAACTATTAAACGTTTTACTAAGGCGCAAGAGGCGATTAGTTTATCTTATGAATTGCATAAGCAAGAAAAGAAAGTGCAGTCTAAAGAGAAGCGAGAAGCTGAAAAAGAAAGAAGACGTTTAATTAAAGTACAAAAAGCAAAGCAAAAACATCGTGGTCATTAA
- a CDS encoding NUDIX hydrolase, whose protein sequence is MGYVEGLRKIVGHRPLILVGAVVLVINENGYVLLQQRTEPYGKWGLPGGLMELSESPEETAYREVYEETGIKVKNLRLINVFSGANYFTKLANGDEFQSVTTAYYTDEYEGDFVMNKEEAVQLKFFSLTELPDYIVGSHKKMIAEYMKIMEKKI, encoded by the coding sequence GTGGGATATGTAGAAGGATTACGAAAAATAGTTGGTCATCGCCCTTTAATTTTAGTTGGTGCTGTTGTACTCGTTATAAATGAAAATGGATATGTTTTATTACAGCAGCGGACAGAGCCGTACGGAAAATGGGGGCTACCTGGCGGGCTAATGGAGCTTAGTGAATCACCAGAAGAAACAGCTTATCGTGAAGTATATGAAGAGACAGGAATAAAAGTGAAGAATTTGCGACTAATCAATGTATTTTCTGGAGCGAACTACTTTACAAAATTAGCAAACGGTGATGAATTTCAATCTGTAACAACCGCCTATTATACGGATGAATACGAAGGGGATTTTGTTATGAATAAAGAAGAAGCAGTTCAGCTTAAATTCTTTTCACTAACAGAACTACCTGACTATATTGTAGGATCGCATAAAAAAATGATTGCTGAATATATGAAGATTATGGAAAAAAAGATATAA
- a CDS encoding FtsW/RodA/SpoVE family cell cycle protein, with translation MKRSTEFLKSLDVKLILILCALCVTSIAAIYSSQQTGQYGAANFAMKQGVNYIIGIVLLLLVASIDLDQLQKLSWPLYIAGFGSLILLKILPVSTFTPEKLGAKRWFVFPVLGQIQPSEFFKIALLLVVASIAVKHNAQYMARTFQTDLKLVGKIMLVSLPPMAVVYSQPDTGMVFLYAAAIACILFMSGIQKKLIALCTVIPVTILSTLIFIFFKYPDFFYNKLVTLLKPHQQSRIVGWLNPFENADQGYQTQQSILAVGSGGMEGKGFGGGSVYIPEKHTDFIFATIAEEGGFIVAALVVFLFLLLLYRTIIIGYSADNLFGTLLCAGSIGILTVQIFQNIGMIVGLMPVKGIALPFLSYGGSSLFSNMIMMGLILSVRKTYKKYMFSVK, from the coding sequence ATGAAAAGAAGTACCGAGTTTCTAAAAAGTTTAGATGTAAAATTAATTTTAATTTTGTGTGCACTATGTGTGACGAGTATAGCTGCTATATATAGCAGTCAGCAAACGGGCCAGTATGGAGCTGCAAACTTTGCTATGAAACAAGGTGTTAACTACATAATTGGGATTGTATTGTTACTTCTTGTTGCAAGCATCGACTTAGATCAATTGCAAAAATTGTCTTGGCCACTTTATATTGCCGGGTTTGGTTCACTTATTCTTTTGAAAATACTACCGGTTTCCACCTTCACACCTGAAAAATTAGGTGCAAAAAGATGGTTCGTTTTTCCAGTACTTGGACAAATTCAGCCGTCTGAGTTTTTCAAAATTGCATTGCTTCTTGTAGTAGCAAGCATAGCTGTGAAACATAATGCGCAGTATATGGCAAGGACATTCCAAACGGATTTAAAATTAGTAGGTAAAATTATGCTAGTTTCTCTTCCTCCTATGGCTGTTGTATATAGCCAACCGGATACAGGTATGGTGTTCTTATATGCTGCTGCTATTGCATGTATTTTATTTATGTCAGGTATTCAAAAAAAATTGATAGCATTATGTACAGTTATTCCGGTGACCATATTATCTACATTAATATTTATTTTCTTTAAGTATCCAGATTTTTTCTATAATAAGTTAGTTACTTTACTAAAACCTCACCAACAGTCGCGTATTGTAGGTTGGTTAAATCCATTTGAAAATGCAGATCAAGGTTATCAAACACAGCAATCGATTTTAGCTGTAGGTAGTGGAGGAATGGAAGGCAAAGGGTTTGGGGGAGGAAGCGTCTATATCCCAGAGAAGCATACTGACTTTATTTTCGCTACAATTGCCGAAGAAGGTGGATTTATCGTAGCAGCCTTAGTTGTCTTCTTGTTCCTATTACTACTATATCGAACAATTATTATTGGTTATTCCGCTGATAATTTATTTGGTACATTATTATGCGCTGGATCAATCGGTATATTAACAGTTCAAATATTCCAAAACATCGGTATGATTGTTGGATTAATGCCTGTAAAAGGTATTGCATTACCTTTCTTATCGTATGGGGGAAGTTCCTTATTCTCGAATATGATTATGATGGGGCTCATACTATCGGTACGGAAAACTTATAAAAAATATATGTTTTCAGTTAAGTAA
- a CDS encoding RNA-guided endonuclease TnpB family protein gives MARKKAVKVLWKQKKREKMQRFTQKQNIGRTILTAKEFRLLERMSHSSKALRNVGLYTMKQSYLNNNRMATVKEVDTAMQADMNYSGVQSNSVQAIRRALFTEVKSFFKAMEQWKKHPDKFTGRPKFPNYSRSTDKRIIEIYKVPKVDDNGYWIIPMNVAFRKKFGSIKIRMPKNLRHKKISYIEIVPKQKGRFFEVHYTYEMHVSQMKKPSTTTSNALSCDLGVDRLVSCVTNTGDAFLIDGKKLKSINQYFNKTIRNLQQKNMENGLSKRVVTNKIAALWHNREKQINGYISQAVGLLFKKVKEFDIDTIVVGYNAGWKQKSHMGKQNNQKFVQIPFHKLIAAIENKCIKEGIRFLKQEESYTSKASFLDKDPVPVWSKDDRTQYRFSGKRITRGLYQSKAGTCIHADINGALNTLKKSKIVELDENLKVKTPILLEVQKRKAVTSRIA, from the coding sequence ATGGCTAGAAAGAAAGCAGTGAAAGTATTATGGAAACAAAAGAAAAGAGAAAAGATGCAACGATTCACGCAGAAACAGAATATCGGACGAACTATCCTGACTGCAAAAGAATTTCGTTTACTTGAGCGTATGTCGCATAGTTCAAAAGCTTTGCGAAATGTTGGCTTGTACACGATGAAACAAAGTTACTTAAACAATAACAGGATGGCTACTGTAAAAGAAGTGGATACTGCCATGCAAGCCGATATGAACTACTCGGGCGTTCAATCAAACTCTGTTCAAGCGATTCGTAGAGCCTTATTTACAGAAGTGAAGAGCTTTTTTAAAGCAATGGAACAGTGGAAGAAACATCCTGACAAGTTCACAGGTCGTCCTAAGTTTCCGAATTATTCTCGTTCCACTGACAAACGAATCATCGAAATCTATAAAGTTCCAAAAGTGGATGATAATGGGTATTGGATAATTCCGATGAATGTGGCATTCAGAAAAAAATTCGGTTCCATTAAAATACGTATGCCAAAAAATTTAAGACATAAAAAAATCTCCTACATTGAGATTGTACCGAAGCAAAAAGGTCGGTTCTTTGAGGTGCATTATACATATGAAATGCACGTTTCTCAAATGAAGAAACCATCCACGACTACGAGTAACGCTTTGAGTTGCGATTTAGGTGTAGATAGATTAGTAAGTTGCGTAACCAATACAGGTGACGCCTTCTTAATTGATGGGAAAAAATTAAAATCTATAAATCAATACTTCAACAAAACGATACGTAATCTACAACAGAAAAATATGGAGAATGGACTTTCAAAACGAGTTGTAACGAATAAAATCGCTGCACTTTGGCATAACCGAGAAAAACAAATAAATGGTTACATTTCACAAGCGGTAGGCCTGTTGTTCAAAAAAGTGAAAGAATTCGATATAGATACGATTGTTGTAGGGTATAACGCTGGTTGGAAACAAAAATCTCATATGGGGAAACAGAATAATCAAAAGTTTGTTCAAATCCCATTTCATAAACTGATTGCAGCGATTGAGAATAAATGTATAAAAGAAGGCATTCGATTTTTAAAACAAGAAGAAAGCTATACTTCAAAAGCTAGTTTTCTTGATAAAGATCCGGTTCCAGTTTGGTCTAAGGATGATAGGACGCAGTATCGCTTTAGTGGCAAACGAATTACTCGCGGTCTGTACCAAAGTAAAGCAGGAACATGTATCCATGCTGATATTAATGGTGCGTTGAATACATTGAAAAAATCAAAAATTGTAGAATTGGATGAAAATCTGAAAGTGAAAACGCCGATTCTATTAGAAGTGCAAAAACGTAAGGCTGTTACTTCGCGCATAGCTTAG
- a CDS encoding dihydrolipoamide acetyltransferase family protein, with amino-acid sequence MAVENITMPQLGESVTEGTISKWLVNVGDHVNKYDPLAEVMTDKVNAEVPSSFTGIVKELIAGEGDTLAVGEVVCVIQVEGADEVAATAVEEKTKEEPNAEVATSEKAPKVKQPTDGKPRFSPAVLKLAGEHNVDLDLVEGTGANGRITRKDILKLVESGNIPQAGAAKKEEAVAAVVEARPEAPKAAPVAQKIEAAKPVSVPTMPGDIEIPVTGVRKAIAANMLRSKHEAPHAWMMIEVDVTNLVSYRNSIKGEFKKREGFNLTFFAFFVKAVAQALKEYPQINSMWAGDKIVQKKDINLSIAVATEEELFVPVIKQADEKTIKGIAREITELAGKVRTKSLKADEMQGGTFTINNTGSFGSVQSMGIINYPQAAILQVESIVKRPVIMDNGMFGARDMVNLCLSLDHRVLDGLICGKFLGRVKEILENMSENNTSVY; translated from the coding sequence ATGGCTGTAGAAAATATTACAATGCCTCAGCTCGGGGAGAGCGTTACAGAGGGCACAATTAGTAAATGGCTCGTTAATGTTGGCGATCACGTAAACAAGTATGATCCGCTTGCAGAAGTAATGACTGATAAAGTAAATGCTGAAGTACCATCTTCTTTCACGGGTATTGTGAAAGAGTTAATCGCTGGTGAAGGTGATACGTTAGCTGTAGGTGAAGTAGTTTGTGTGATTCAAGTAGAAGGCGCAGATGAAGTAGCAGCAACAGCTGTTGAGGAAAAAACAAAAGAAGAACCAAATGCAGAAGTAGCTACGTCTGAAAAAGCACCGAAAGTAAAACAACCAACTGATGGAAAACCACGTTTTTCACCAGCTGTGTTAAAACTTGCGGGTGAGCATAACGTTGATTTAGATTTAGTAGAAGGTACGGGAGCAAACGGCCGTATCACTCGTAAAGATATTTTAAAGCTAGTGGAATCTGGAAATATTCCACAAGCAGGTGCGGCGAAGAAAGAGGAAGCTGTAGCGGCAGTAGTAGAAGCTCGCCCAGAAGCACCAAAAGCAGCACCAGTAGCGCAAAAAATAGAAGCTGCGAAACCAGTTTCTGTACCTACAATGCCTGGAGATATCGAAATTCCAGTAACAGGTGTGCGTAAAGCAATCGCAGCAAACATGTTACGTAGTAAACACGAAGCACCACATGCTTGGATGATGATTGAAGTAGATGTGACAAACCTTGTGTCATACCGTAACTCAATTAAAGGTGAATTTAAGAAGCGTGAAGGCTTTAACTTAACGTTCTTTGCTTTCTTCGTAAAAGCAGTAGCACAAGCGTTAAAAGAGTATCCTCAAATTAATTCAATGTGGGCTGGCGATAAAATTGTTCAGAAGAAAGATATTAACCTTTCTATCGCTGTTGCAACAGAGGAAGAACTATTTGTACCAGTAATTAAGCAAGCGGACGAGAAAACAATTAAAGGTATCGCTCGTGAAATTACAGAACTTGCAGGAAAAGTACGTACGAAATCGTTAAAAGCAGACGAAATGCAAGGTGGAACATTTACAATTAATAACACAGGATCATTCGGCTCTGTTCAATCTATGGGTATTATTAATTACCCACAAGCGGCTATTTTACAAGTTGAATCAATTGTAAAACGCCCAGTAATTATGGATAACGGTATGTTCGGTGCTCGTGATATGGTTAACTTATGTTTATCACTTGATCACCGAGTACTTGATGGTTTAATTTGTGGTAAGTTCTTAGGACGTGTTAAAGAAATTTTAGAAAACATGTCAGAAAATAATACATCTGTATATTAG
- the bfmBAB gene encoding 3-methyl-2-oxobutanoate dehydrogenase subunit beta has protein sequence MAVMSYIDAITLAMREEMERDEKVFVLGEDVGKKGGVFKATHGLYDQFGEDRALDAPLAESAIAGVAIGAAMYGMRPIAEMQFADFIMPAVNQIVSEAAKIRYRSNNDWTCPVTIRAPFGGGVHGALYHSQSVEAMFANQPGLKIVIPSTPYDAKGLLKAAIRDEDPVLFFEHKRAYRLIKGEVPEDDYVLPIGKAGVKREGDDITVITYGLCVHFALQAAEKLAQDGISAHILDLRTVYPLDKEAIIEAASKTGKVLLVTEDNKEGSIMSEVAAIIAENCLFDLDAPIARLAGPDVPAMPYAPTMEKFFMVNPDKVEKAMRELAEF, from the coding sequence ATGGCTGTAATGTCTTATATTGATGCTATTACATTAGCAATGCGCGAAGAAATGGAACGCGATGAGAAAGTATTCGTTTTAGGAGAAGATGTTGGTAAAAAAGGTGGTGTGTTTAAAGCGACACACGGTTTGTATGATCAATTTGGTGAAGATCGTGCGCTTGATGCACCGCTTGCAGAATCTGCAATTGCTGGGGTAGCAATTGGTGCGGCAATGTATGGTATGCGTCCAATCGCTGAAATGCAGTTTGCTGATTTCATCATGCCAGCAGTAAACCAAATTGTTTCTGAGGCAGCAAAAATTCGTTATCGTTCTAATAATGATTGGACTTGTCCAGTTACAATTCGTGCACCATTTGGCGGGGGTGTTCACGGTGCATTGTATCATTCACAATCTGTAGAAGCGATGTTTGCAAACCAACCAGGTTTAAAAATCGTTATCCCTTCTACACCATATGATGCAAAAGGCTTATTAAAAGCAGCCATTCGTGATGAAGATCCAGTATTATTCTTCGAACATAAACGTGCATATCGTTTAATTAAAGGTGAAGTGCCGGAGGATGACTACGTATTACCAATCGGAAAAGCAGGTGTAAAACGTGAAGGTGATGATATTACAGTTATCACGTACGGATTATGTGTTCATTTTGCTCTTCAAGCGGCTGAAAAGTTAGCACAAGATGGCATCTCTGCACACATTCTTGATTTACGTACTGTATATCCATTAGATAAAGAAGCAATCATTGAAGCAGCTTCTAAAACAGGTAAAGTTCTTCTTGTAACAGAAGACAATAAAGAAGGAAGCATTATGAGTGAAGTGGCAGCAATTATTGCTGAAAACTGTCTATTTGATTTAGATGCGCCAATCGCACGTCTTGCAGGTCCAGACGTTCCAGCAATGCCATATGCACCAACAATGGAAAAATTCTTTATGGTAAATCCAGATAAAGTTGAAAAAGCAATGCGTGAACTTGCGGAATTTTAA
- the bfmBAA gene encoding 3-methyl-2-oxobutanoate dehydrogenase subunit alpha, with protein sequence MAEVKEKRHEELGLSDEQVLEMFRTMLLARKIDERMWLLNRAGKIPFVISCQGQEAAQVGAAFALDREKDYALPYYRDMGVVLAFGMTAKELMLSAFAKAGDPNSGGRQMPGHFGQKKNRIVTGSSPVTTQVPHAVGIALAGKMEKKDLVTFVTFGEGSSNQGDFHEGANFAGVHKLPVIFMCENNKYAISIPVEKQLACKNVSDRAIGYGMPGYTIDGNDPLAVYKAVKEAADRGRRGEGPTLIETVSYRLTAHSSDDDDRVYRDKEEVEEAKKKDSIITFAAYLKEAGVLTEESEKQMLDEIMHIVNEATEYAENAPYAAPEDALKHVYAE encoded by the coding sequence ATGGCAGAAGTAAAAGAAAAGCGCCATGAAGAGCTTGGCTTAAGTGATGAGCAAGTATTAGAAATGTTCCGTACGATGTTACTTGCACGTAAAATCGACGAACGTATGTGGTTATTAAACCGCGCTGGTAAAATTCCATTCGTAATTTCTTGTCAAGGACAAGAGGCTGCACAAGTTGGAGCGGCGTTCGCTCTTGATAGAGAGAAAGATTATGCATTACCATACTACCGTGATATGGGTGTTGTACTAGCATTTGGTATGACAGCTAAAGAGCTTATGTTGTCTGCTTTCGCGAAAGCTGGAGATCCAAACTCTGGTGGTCGTCAAATGCCTGGTCACTTCGGTCAAAAGAAAAATCGTATTGTTACAGGTTCATCTCCAGTAACAACGCAAGTACCACATGCAGTCGGTATTGCACTAGCTGGAAAAATGGAGAAGAAAGATTTAGTAACGTTCGTTACATTTGGAGAAGGTTCTTCAAACCAAGGTGACTTCCATGAGGGGGCAAACTTTGCTGGTGTACACAAACTACCTGTTATTTTTATGTGTGAAAATAACAAATATGCAATCTCTATTCCAGTTGAAAAACAATTAGCATGTAAAAACGTATCAGATCGTGCGATTGGTTACGGTATGCCTGGATATACAATAGACGGAAACGATCCGCTTGCAGTATATAAAGCTGTAAAAGAAGCAGCAGATCGCGGTCGTCGTGGTGAAGGCCCAACTTTAATTGAAACAGTATCATATCGTTTAACAGCACATTCTAGTGACGATGATGATCGTGTTTATCGTGATAAAGAAGAAGTAGAAGAAGCAAAGAAAAAAGATTCAATTATAACATTCGCGGCTTATTTAAAAGAAGCTGGTGTGTTAACTGAGGAATCGGAAAAACAAATGTTAGACGAAATTATGCATATCGTAAATGAAGCAACAGAATATGCAGAAAATGCTCCGTATGCAGCACCTGAAGATGCATTGAAGCACGTATACGCAGAATAG
- the lpdA gene encoding dihydrolipoyl dehydrogenase, which produces MAKEYDLVIVGGGTGGYVAAIRASQLGLKTALVEKENLGGTCLHKGCIPSKALLRSAEVYATAKKSEEFGVIASNVELNFAKVQERKEKIVTQLHKGVQHLMKQGKIDVFEGIGRILGPSIFSPMPGTISVELASGEENEMLIPKNVLIATGSRPNSLPGLELDGEYVMSSDHALKMETLPSSIIIVGGGVIGIEWASMLADFGVEVTVLEYAKTILPLEDQDVSKEMQRLFKKKGIKVVTGAKVLPETLVKDNGVTIQAEHNGENKEFKAEKMLVSVGRQANTQNIGLENTDIVVEKGYIQTNEFYQTKESHIYAIGDVIGGLQLAHVASHEGIAAVEHIAGKEVTPIDYSMVSKCVYSSPEVASVGLTEQEAKEKGYKLKVGKFSFRAIGKALVYGESDGFVKLVVDEETNDILGVHMIGPHVTDMISEAGLARVLDATPWEVAHTIHPHPSLSEAIGEAALAVDGRALHA; this is translated from the coding sequence ATGGCAAAAGAATATGATTTAGTCATCGTTGGCGGCGGTACTGGTGGATATGTTGCTGCAATTCGTGCATCACAACTAGGGTTAAAAACTGCACTAGTCGAAAAAGAAAATCTTGGTGGTACTTGTTTACACAAAGGATGTATCCCTAGTAAAGCTCTTTTACGTAGTGCGGAAGTATATGCAACTGCTAAAAAAAGCGAAGAGTTCGGAGTTATTGCAAGCAATGTAGAACTAAACTTTGCGAAAGTACAAGAGCGTAAAGAGAAGATTGTAACGCAGCTTCATAAAGGCGTTCAACACTTAATGAAACAAGGTAAAATTGATGTGTTTGAAGGTATTGGCCGTATTCTTGGCCCATCTATTTTCTCTCCGATGCCAGGGACAATTTCAGTTGAACTTGCAAGTGGAGAAGAGAATGAAATGTTAATTCCAAAAAATGTACTTATTGCAACAGGTTCTCGTCCAAATTCATTACCAGGTTTAGAATTAGACGGAGAGTACGTAATGTCTTCAGATCATGCTCTAAAAATGGAAACGCTTCCTAGTTCGATTATTATCGTTGGTGGCGGTGTAATCGGTATTGAGTGGGCATCTATGCTTGCTGACTTCGGTGTAGAAGTTACAGTATTAGAGTATGCGAAAACGATATTACCACTAGAAGATCAAGACGTCTCAAAAGAAATGCAACGTCTATTCAAGAAAAAAGGTATTAAAGTAGTAACTGGTGCAAAAGTATTACCAGAAACATTGGTAAAAGATAACGGAGTAACAATCCAAGCTGAACACAACGGTGAAAATAAAGAATTTAAAGCAGAAAAAATGCTTGTATCTGTAGGAAGACAAGCGAATACGCAAAATATTGGCTTAGAGAACACAGATATCGTTGTGGAAAAAGGATACATTCAAACAAATGAGTTTTATCAAACGAAAGAATCGCATATTTACGCAATTGGAGATGTAATCGGTGGCCTGCAACTTGCTCACGTTGCTTCTCATGAAGGAATTGCTGCAGTAGAACATATTGCAGGGAAAGAAGTTACACCAATTGATTACTCTATGGTATCAAAATGCGTATATAGCAGTCCAGAAGTTGCTTCTGTCGGTTTAACAGAACAAGAAGCGAAAGAAAAAGGCTATAAGTTAAAAGTAGGTAAGTTCTCATTCCGCGCAATCGGAAAAGCACTTGTATACGGAGAATCAGATGGTTTCGTAAAACTTGTAGTTGATGAAGAGACAAATGACATTCTTGGTGTTCATATGATCGGACCGCATGTAACAGATATGATTTCTGAAGCTGGTCTTGCAAGAGTACTTGATGCAACACCTTGGGAAGTAGCACATACAATTCATCCGCATCCATCATTATCTGAGGCGATTGGTGAAGCAGCACTTGCTGTAGATGGAAGAGCGTTACACGCATAA
- the buk gene encoding butyrate kinase, producing the protein MSVNRILVINPGSTSTKIGVFDNERPVLEETIRHDVEQIGKYKRIIDQYEFRKETILEVLHSHGINISKLNAVCGRGGLLRPIEGGTYTVNDAMLEDLKNGFSGHHASNLGGILAYEIASGLNIPAFIVDPVVVDEMEPVARISGIAGMERKSIFHALNQKAVARKVAEQLNHKYEDLNLLVTHMGGGITVGAHKKGRVIDVNNGLNGEGPFSPERAGTVPVGQLVEMCFSGEYYRDEMIKKLVGQGGLVSLIGTNDAIKVEKMVEKGDPEATLIYKAMAYQVAKEIGGASAVLHGKIDAIVLTGGLAYSKILVDEIKERVDWIADVIVHPGEDELEALAEGALRVLREEEAPKEYVVREKETVARG; encoded by the coding sequence TTGTCTGTAAATCGAATTCTTGTTATTAACCCAGGTAGTACATCCACAAAAATTGGTGTTTTTGATAATGAAAGACCCGTTTTAGAAGAAACGATTCGTCATGACGTAGAACAGATTGGGAAATACAAGCGAATTATCGACCAATATGAGTTTCGAAAAGAAACGATTTTAGAAGTTCTACATTCTCATGGTATTAACATTTCAAAATTAAACGCTGTTTGTGGACGTGGTGGATTACTTCGTCCAATCGAAGGCGGTACGTATACAGTAAATGATGCGATGTTAGAAGATTTAAAAAATGGGTTTAGCGGTCATCACGCTTCAAACCTTGGAGGCATTTTAGCATATGAAATTGCTTCTGGATTAAACATTCCTGCATTTATTGTGGATCCTGTCGTTGTAGATGAGATGGAGCCAGTTGCTCGTATAAGTGGTATTGCTGGTATGGAACGTAAAAGTATCTTCCATGCATTAAATCAAAAAGCAGTTGCTCGTAAAGTAGCCGAACAGTTAAACCACAAATATGAGGATTTAAATTTATTAGTTACACATATGGGCGGTGGTATTACAGTTGGTGCTCATAAAAAAGGAAGAGTAATCGATGTGAATAACGGTTTAAACGGAGAAGGACCATTTAGTCCAGAGCGTGCTGGTACAGTACCAGTAGGGCAACTAGTAGAAATGTGTTTCTCTGGTGAGTATTACCGAGATGAAATGATTAAAAAGCTTGTCGGACAAGGTGGACTTGTAAGTTTAATCGGTACAAATGATGCGATTAAAGTAGAGAAAATGGTTGAAAAAGGTGATCCTGAAGCAACTCTTATTTATAAAGCAATGGCATATCAAGTTGCAAAAGAGATTGGCGGAGCTAGCGCTGTACTTCACGGGAAAATCGATGCAATCGTATTAACTGGTGGACTGGCATACAGTAAAATTCTTGTCGATGAAATAAAAGAGCGAGTGGACTGGATTGCAGATGTTATTGTACATCCAGGCGAAGATGAGTTAGAAGCGTTAGCAGAAGGAGCACTTCGTGTATTACGTGAAGAAGAAGCTCCAAAAGAATACGTTGTACGTGAAAAAGAAACGGTAGCTAGGGGTTGA